Genomic DNA from Mus caroli chromosome 8, CAROLI_EIJ_v1.1, whole genome shotgun sequence:
TCACATTCCCAAGAGCCCCCCACTGTCTTCTCTCTGCCCCGCTCAGTGTAGACTCCAAGGTGGCTCCAGGCACCAGCAAACTCTTCATGGACTGAAGTACTGACATCTTGCTAGGTACTCAGGCATGATCAATcgcttttgttttcttaagctGAGGCAACTGCCAAGCACTTGTCACACCCCTGGAGTGACTAGCTGCCAACCAGGACTCCAGGAGTCACTTGTGTATGCAGCTCtatctcccactcccactccccagGTAGCTAAACTGAGGAGGAGCCTGGCTGAGGAATATCTGCGTTATCTTACCGAACGAGATGCCCGAAAAATTCTGATCGGGGACCTGAATGAACTGAGGTACCAGCAAGAAGACATGTCACTAGCCCAGAACCCAGGTAATCCAAGCTAGGTTTCTCTTCTAAGGTACTGAAGTCTGTCACCATTTACACTGCTCACTCAACATCCCTAGTATCTTATTATCCTGTGTCCTTACATGGTAGGGGATGCCTGGGCCACTAGCGGGGGGCTGTGGATCTTTTGTGCTAGACTGAGAAACAGAGTAACGTAGGAAACATAACACTGTTGGAACTGAGACTCTGGGCAGGAGAAAGCCAAGTAGGGGTTCTCGACTGAAGCCTGAACCCTTAGGGTGGTGATGATGCTGTAGACTCAGCAAATCCCAAGCAGAGAAGgcatgctacttttttttttttttttNNNNNNNNNNNNNNNNNNNNNNNNNNNNNNNNNNNNNNNNNNNNNNNNNNNNNNNNNNNNNNNNNNNNNNNNNNNNNNNNNNNNNNNNNNNNNNNNNNNNNNNNNNNNNNNNNNNNNNNNNNNNNNNNNNNNNNNtcctggaactcactttgtagaccaggctggcctcgaactcagaaatccgcctgactctgcctcccgagtgctgggattaaaggcatgcgccaccaccgcctggcggcatgctacttttctattgcagtgataaaataCAGTGacttatagaaggaagcattTCTTTGGGATTTGGGGTTCCAAACGGAATCGTAGTCTGTCACCATCTCGGCAGCAGGTGCATCTCTGGCAGGTGTTCCGAGAGAAGACCCAATGAAGCTAACATTGGCACTGAAGATGACTCGACAAGACCTGACTCGCACACAGATGGAACTTAACACAATGAAAGCCAACTCTGGAGATGTGGTACCCAGAAGAGACTTGGAAATGCAAGAGAAGACCAACATGGAGCTTCAAGAGCAGGTGCTGGGTGGGCAGGCAGTGTGACATGGTGGGGTATGGTCAGGCAGGCGGGCAGCCAGGACCAATCACCTTGCCTACAGCTAGAAAGCCTGAGAGCCGACTATGAAGAAGTCCGAAAGGAACACGAGCTGCTGCTGCAGTTGCATATGAACACACTAAAGGAGCGGGACCAGTTCTATAATGAGCTGCAGGAGATCCAGCGCACCTCCACACCGCGACCTGACTGGACCAAATGCGAAAGTGAGGATGACTGTAGGGGCCCCAGGGCCTGTGGAAGGACGTGGAAAGGGTTCTAGCTTCCTCTCCCCACTTGCAGGTATCATAGCAGGGGGCCCAGAGCGCTGGCTAGTGCTGGCTGAAGGGAAGAACAGTGACCAGCTGGTGGATGTGCTCCTGGAGGAAATTGGCATGGGTCTGCTTCGGGAGAAAGACTTCTTCCCTGGCCTGGTAGGGGAGTCCCCGAGCCAGAGGCCATCTAAGATTCTGGGGGAACTGTAGAGCACATTCCTATTTATAAACAGGGCAATAGTGGGGTCCAATCATGTGCTGGCACCTGCCTTTCAGGGCTTTGGGGACGCCATCCCCCCCTTCCTTCGGTTTGATGGCCCTGTGAAGAACAAGAAGCCAAGCAAGAAGGAGGTGGTAAACCTCCTTAAGGATGCCTGGAAGGAACGCATTGCAGAGGAGCAGGTCAGCTCGCGTAGATTAGCAAGTGCTATTTCTGCGAAACCTCAGATCCAGTTTAAAGGAGTCCCCTCAAGATGGCAGGGTACAGGGTGGGGGCTAGAAGCCTGGGACACTCTGACCAAGCGTTCCCCTCTCCCTGCAGAAGGAGTCATTTCCAgatttcttcttcaattttctgGAGCGTCGCTTTGGGGTCAATGAAGCCATGGCCTGGGCTTACACCATTTTTGAAAATATCAAGCTCTTTCGTTCCAGTGAGATCATGAATCAGTTCTATGCGGTATTGATGGGAAAGGTGAGCTTTGGCCTAGGCCCTACCTGTTATCCTCAGGGAAATAGAAAGGGCTTTTGTCCCCAGCACAGAATGGCCCTGCCACTATTCCAAATAGCATATTAGTAACTGCTTCACTCATTGTAGAATTTGGAGAGTGTATATATCAATCAAAAAGAGACACTGTCCCATCTGCTGAAGGAGTTGATAAGCGTTGACACTCAGAACGAGGGATCAATCACCATGGAACAGTTCAGGTAAGAGACTAACTGGTCAGACTACTGCAAACTCTAGTCCATTGTTTTGACTGGTCAGGTTCTCACATATGCAGGGAATGGGAGCCTCACAGGGAGGGCCACAGCCTCAGAGTCTGCTGTCCTCCCCAGgtatgagagggagggagggaggagaggggagagaggtgatggggggagaggggagaggagagagagacaagagttatttaattccagaccagcctagaacaaaactgtttcaaaacatgccaggcatagtagtgcacattcttaatcccagcatttaggaggcagaggcaggaggatctctcttaGTTTGAGgtcattctggtctacagagtgagttcctggctaACCAGATTAACATatagaccctttctcaaaaaaaaaaaaaaattcaagacaaaacaaaaacgtTCAGAAGACTAAGGCAGGGGGATCATTATGAGTTCAAGgactctcaaaaagaaaaaaaaaaaaaaacttgcagaggggctggagagatggctcaggggttaagagccctgattgctcttccaggggtcctgagttcaat
This window encodes:
- the Tsnaxip1 gene encoding translin-associated factor X-interacting protein 1 isoform X3, whose translation is MDGHLSPWPTYTSGQTILYNRKPCSDDSRNRANTCQQQSMNISKPKYLEQLENYLRKELLLLDLSTDSAQELRLQPYREIFEFFIEDFKTYKPLLSSIKNAYEVMLAHQKEKIRSLEPLKAKIVTMNEDCSERVLAMRAEERYEISVLKKEKMNLLKLIDKKNEEKISLQSEVAKLRRSLAEEYLRYLTERDARKILIGDLNELRYQQEDMSLAQNPAGASLAGVPREDPMKLTLALKMTRQDLTRTQMELNTMKANSGDVVPRRDLEMQEKTNMELQEQLESLRADYEEVRKEHELLLQLHMNTLKERDQFYNELQEIQRTSTPRPDWTKCESIIAGGPERWLVLAEGKNSDQLVDVLLEEIGMGLLREKDFFPGLGFGDAIPPFLRFDGPVKNKKPSKKEVVNLLKDAWKERIAEEQKESFPDFFFNFLERRFGVNEAMAWAYTIFENIKLFRSSEIMNQFYAVLMGKNLESVYINQKETLSHLLKELISVDTQNEGSITMEQFSTILKTNFPLKKEEQIQELMEAVGWGPDSSNSDMLNYRSLFHEDEEGQSEPFVQRLWEQYESEKEAYLEELKQELDLDPLEEVTLLKMRGTLMNMDPTMDKQTLSAYLSQAYQIPAIDVPLEDEERQGIISIKVETALDRLRMADTKRVGPREPEPAS
- the Tsnaxip1 gene encoding translin-associated factor X-interacting protein 1 isoform X4, with protein sequence MNEDCSERVLAMRAEERYEISVLKKEKMNLLKLIDKKNEEKISLQSEVAKLRRSLAEEYLRYLTERDARKILIGDLNELRYQQEDMSLAQNPAGASLAGVPREDPMKLTLALKMTRQDLTRTQMELNTMKANSGDVVPRRDLEMQEKTNMELQEQLESLRADYEEVRKEHELLLQLHMNTLKERDQFYNELQEIQRTSTPRPDWTKCESIIAGGPERWLVLAEGKNSDQLVDVLLEEIGMGLLREKDFFPGLGFGDAIPPFLRFDGPVKNKKPSKKEVVNLLKDAWKERIAEEQKESFPDFFFNFLERRFGVNEAMAWAYTIFENIKLFRSSEIMNQFYAVLMGKNLESVYINQKETLSHLLKELISVDTQNEGSITMEQFSTILKTNFPLKKEEQIQELMEAVGWGPDSSNSDMLNYRSLFHEDEEGQSEPFVQRLWEQYESEKEAYLEELKQELDLDPLEEVTLLKMRGTLMNMDPTMDKQTLSAYLSQAYQIPAIDVPLEDEERQGIISIKVETALDRLRMADTKRVGPREPEPAS